TAAACTGCCTTTGACATACATTTGTTGAACATCTAATAGAGGAACATTGTGCCAAAGGGGACGCTCACGGGCGATCGCGGCGGGAAAAATAGCATCTAAATCTTTCGTGACTGAAAACGTTAAACTAATAATTTCATCAGGATCAAGTTGATTACGGGTTTCTAATTCATTTAATAATTCTATAACCGCTTCTCGAATGGCTGCAACCGAATTTTCTGA
This genomic stretch from Planktothrix tepida PCC 9214 harbors:
- the aroH gene encoding chorismate mutase; translated protein: SENSVAAIREAVIELLNELETRNQLDPDEIISLTFSVTKDLDAIFPAAIARERPLWHNVPLLDVQQMYVKGSLEKCIRFLVHVNLPAHQTQVYHPYLRGAKNLRPDWNLTPVHLS